One genomic window of Aggregatilinea lenta includes the following:
- a CDS encoding NADH-quinone oxidoreductase subunit C gives MPELDSVVNALKSAFPDAIEDVQVFRGDTTVIVSRERLLDICRYCRDTEGLEYDFLSDVAGVDYYPAEPRFGLAYSLYSMNRNASLRLKLMLPGEDPVVDSVTPVYPAANWQEREYLDLLGITFTGHPDPRRILLPDDWEGHPLRKDYPLGYETVQFSFNYDEIAKHKPLAQK, from the coding sequence ATGCCTGAGCTAGATTCGGTTGTAAACGCGCTCAAATCTGCTTTCCCCGACGCGATCGAGGATGTGCAGGTCTTCCGGGGAGACACGACGGTCATCGTTTCTCGCGAGCGGTTGCTTGATATCTGCCGGTACTGCCGCGACACGGAAGGGCTGGAATATGACTTCCTGTCGGATGTGGCAGGTGTGGATTATTACCCGGCGGAGCCGCGCTTTGGCCTCGCATACAGCCTATACTCCATGAATCGCAACGCATCGCTGCGCCTGAAGTTGATGCTGCCGGGGGAAGATCCGGTGGTGGACAGCGTGACGCCGGTCTATCCGGCGGCGAACTGGCAGGAGCGCGAGTACCTTGACCTGCTGGGGATCACCTTTACCGGGCACCCCGATCCGCGCCGCATTCTGCTGCCGGACGATTGGGAAGGTCACCCGCTGCGCAAAGACTATCCGCTCGGCTACGAAACCGTGCAGTTCTCGTTCAATTATGACGAAATTGCCAAGCACAAGCCGCTGGCCCAAAAGTAA